The sequence AAAGGCAACAACCTTTACGGCGGTAGCTTCAGGGGACTGGACAAGTACCGCTACCTGGGGTGGCACTGCTCCGGATATTAATGCTACAGATGTTAATGTAATTATTCCTGTTGGAATTAATGTTACGCTAGATAATCATATTAGTATTAGTGGGTCATCATCAAGTTTAGAAGTTTTAGGTGAGGTTTCGGCAGCAACCAACTCATCTCTGACAATAATTGATGGCAGTTTAACCGGTCAGGGGCAATTAAATATTAAGGAATTAGCTTTGGAAGGTTCAGCAACAGTATTACTGGCCGGGATTATCAATACCGATGTTTTTGTAAATAATGTCAGTAACTTGTCAATTATTTCTAACCTTAATGTAAATCATGAGATAAGGCTGGAATCAGGTACCTTTAGCTTAGACCTCGGTGGAGCTTTGTTGTTTGGAAATGATGTTACAATTAACTTTGCAGGTGGAGATTTTGTTGTTAATAATGGTACACTTACTATTGTAGCACCTTACAATGTTATTTACTCTCACGATGCAAACTTTGTTGCGGGTGCTGAGTTAACTAGTCCAAACCTGAAAGATCTTACCATAGATATTTCGTCGGGAAACACTCTTACCTTAAGCAACAATGTTTTTGTAAACGGTACATTAACTTTAGAAAGTGGTACTTTAGACTTGAATGACTATTATTTCAGTGTTTTTGGAACAATTGATGCTTCAGCTTCATCTGAAATACATTCTTCTGCTGAGGCAAATATTAATTTAGATTTACAAACAGAACCTTCAGGTTCGTTAAACTTTAGTTCAGACGGAAATCATGTAAATGATTTTATGATTAACATAGCAGACACCGGATATATTATAATCAGTTCAGCATTAACTGTTAATGGATCTCTTACTTTTGGCGGGTTCGGTAGCATCATGATTTCTGATTCAGATTTAATGGTATCACATTCAGACAGTATTTCAGGATATGGTCATTTGGCCTATGTTATGACGTCAGGAGATGGATATTTTGGAGCGTATGTTGATGCAGGTGCATCGGCCTCAGCTCATTTTCCGGTAGGAACTGAATTTCATTACAGCCCGGCAAATATTGAGTTGAACTCCGGTTCTTCAAGTGGGAATGTCATGGTCAATGTTTATGGAAATGTTAGGGTAGATGGGTATTCCGGTATCAGTGTATCAGATCATCAAAGTGTGGTAAATGCTACCTGGTATGTTAGTAGTGATGTTTCCGCTAATCTTGACATGAATTTAGAGTTATTTTGGAATGCAGATATGGAAGTGAATAATTTTAACAATTCAGCCGCATATGTGAGCCATTATACAGAGGGTAGCTGGGATGTTGTTGCAACTGCAGAAGCAAATGTTGAAGCAGATGGTATGTTAAGTCTTAAAAGAGAGAACATTACTTCTTTAAGTCCTTTTGGTGTGTTTGATGAAGATGCTGCTGTATCAGTTTCTGAAGTAGCTGATTTTCAATTTGAATTGTTTCCAAATCCTTCAAATGGAATTGTATACATACAAGGATTAGATTATCAAGAGGAAGGATATCAAATAAGTATTTATGATGCAATTGGCAAAAGAGTAGAAAACTTTACTTTTGATAATAACCAAATCGAATTAGATT comes from Chitinophagaceae bacterium and encodes:
- a CDS encoding T9SS C-terminal target domain-containing protein; this translates as MKRFKLHILSTMLTALFFLALQNAKATTFTAVASGDWTSTATWGGTAPDINATDVNVIIPVGINVTLDNHISISGSSSSLEVLGEVSAATNSSLTIIDGSLTGQGQLNIKELALEGSATVLLAGIINTDVFVNNVSNLSIISNLNVNHEIRLESGTFSLDLGGALLFGNDVTINFAGGDFVVNNGTLTIVAPYNVIYSHDANFVAGAELTSPNLKDLTIDISSGNTLTLSNNVFVNGTLTLESGTLDLNDYYFSVFGTIDASASSEIHSSAEANINLDLQTEPSGSLNFSSDGNHVNDFMINIADTGYIIISSALTVNGSLTFGGFGSIMISDSDLMVSHSDSISGYGHLAYVMTSGDGYFGAYVDAGASASAHFPVGTEFHYSPANIELNSGSSSGNVMVNVYGNVRVDGYSGISVSDHQSVVNATWYVSSDVSANLDMNLELFWNADMEVNNFNNSAAYVSHYTEGSWDVVATAEANVEADGMLSLKRENITSLSPFGVFDEDAAVSVSEVADFQFELFPNPSNGIVYIQGLDYQEEGYQISIYDAIGKRVENFTFDNNQIELDLSHLKSGIYFINIYNKNVKSVNKVTLF